The region CGGCGTTCACCGCGACGTCCGGTGTGCTGGCGTCCTGACCCGGATCGCTCAGGGTGGTCGGCGCCGACCATGTCCCCGTCAGGGCTCGCGTGGAGGCCTGGGCCCGAAAGTTGGAGCCGTCGTAACGCAACCAGGTCGCGGTCACCTGACCGGATGCGTCGACGGCCACCCTCGCGTCGATCGCGCTGCCGCCCGGCAGCGAGATCGACTCTGCCGGCGACCAACCCCCGCCGGACGTCCGCGTGCTGGACTGCGTCCGGTAGTAGCCCGCGTCGGGCCAGGTCCAGACGACGGTCACCCGGTCGCCGCCGGCGACCACCTGAGGAGAGGTGGCGCTCTGCCCGGGCGGGGAGAGGGTCACCGGGTCCGTCCAGGCCTGGCCTGCCGGTCGCGTGGCCACCTGCACCCGGTAGGAGCCGTTGTCCTGCTGCAGCCAGCTCACTGTCGTGTTGCCGGCCTGGTCGACCGCCACGTCCGCACCGCTGCCGGTCACGTCGAGGCGGGACAGGTCGACGGCCGGAAGCCATGTCTCGGCCGCACCGGCGACCGGCACGACGGCGGCTGCGGCGGCCAGGGCGATCGAGCAGGCCAGCACGGCCGAGCACAGACGTGTACGCACGATGAAGTTCCCCCGGGTCGTCGCGGCCGCACCGTGCCACCGCTCGCCTGAGATTCCGACAGCGACCCAGAGGTGGCAAGGGAGGTCTAGACCGGATCGGCTGGTTGAATCGGGGCCATGCCACGCCTCGATCTCTCCGCCGACGTCGTCGCGCTCACCCGCCAGCTGGTCGACATCGAGTCGGTGAGCCACCACGAGCAGGAGATCGCAGACGCGGTCGAGGCCGCGCTGCGGACGCTGCCGCACCTCACGGTGACGCGTCGCGGGCACACGATCGTGGCCCGCACCGACCTCGGCCTCGGCGGGCGCGTCGTGATCGCCGGGCACCTCGACACCGTGCCGCTCAACGACAACCTCCCGGCCCGGCTCGAGGACGGCATCCTGCACGGCCTCGGCACCTGCGACATGAAGGGCGGCGACGCGGTGATGCTCAAGCTCGCCGCCGACGTCACCGAGCCCAACCGCGACCTCACCTTCATCTTCTACGAGGCGGAGGAGGTCGACTCGGTCCACAACGGCCTGCGCAAGCTCACCGAGTCCGACCCCGACCTGCTCGAGGCCGACTTCGCCATCCTCATGGAGCCCAGCAACGCCGCGGTCGAGGCCGGGTGCCAGGGAACGATGCGCGTCGACGTCCGGACCACCGGCGAGCGCGCGCACAGCGCCCGCAGCTGGAAGGGCGTCAACGCCATCCACCTCGCCGCTCCGGTCCTGGCCCGCCTCAACGACTACGTCGCGCGCCAGCCCGAGATCGACGGCCTCACCTACCACGAGGGCCTCAACGCGACCGGGATCCGCGGTGGCGTCGCCGGCAACGTCGTACCCGACGAGTGCGTCGTCGAGGTCAACTTCCGCTTCGCCCCCGACCGCAGCGAGGCCGACGCCGAGGCGTTCGTCCGCGACTTCTTCCAGGGGTACGACGTCACGGTGACCGACCTGGCCGCCGGCGCGCTCCCGGGTCTCGACCGTCCGGCCGCGCAGGCGTTCGTCGAGGCGGTCGGGGGAGGCGTGGCGCCCAAGTTCGGCTGGACCGACGTCGCCCAGTTCACGAAGCTCGGCGTGCCGGCCGTCAACTTCGGCCCCGGTGACCCGATGTTCGCCCACAAGCAGGACGAGCACGTCCCCGTCGAGCACGTCGAGCGCTGCGAGCGCATCCTCAAGGAGTGGCTGTCATGAGCACGTCCCCGGAGCCGGCCGACCGGATGACGGGCCCGGTGATCGAGCGCCGCGGCCAGGTCACCGAGGGCTCCACCACCGACCAGCACCTGCTCGACTCGCGCGGCCCGACCGACTGGGTCCACACCGACCCGTGGCGCGTGCTGCGCATCCAGGCCGAGTTCGTCGAGGGCTTCGGCGCGCTGGCCGAGCTCGGTCCGGCGATCGGCGTCTTCGGCTCGGCGCGCACCCGGCCCGACCACCCGCACTACGCCGTCGCGGAGGAGGCCGGGCGCAAGCTGACCGAGGCCGGCTTCGCGGTGATCACCGGCGGCGGCCCGGGCGCGATGGAGGCCGCCAACAAGGGGGCCTGCGAGGCCGGCGGCGTGAGCGTCGGGCTCGGCATCGAGCTGCCCTTCGAGTCCGGCCTCAACCAGTGGGTCGACAAGGGCATCAACTTCCGCTACTTCTTCGCCCGCAAGACGATGTTTGTGAAGTACTCCCAGGGCTTCGTGGTCCTGCCGGGCGGCCTCGGCACCCTCGACGAGCTCTTCGAGGCGCTGACCCTCGTGCAGACGCAGAAGGTCACGTCGTTCCCCATCGTGCTGATCGGCACCGACTACTGGACGGGCCTGCTCGACTGGCTGCGCGGGACCGCGCTGGCCGACGGCAAGATCAACGTCTCCGACCTCGACATGATGGTGCTCACCGACGACGTCGACGAGGCCGTCGCGATCATGGTCGCGGCCCGGGAGGACGGGCGATGACCTGGCTCTTCGCGATCCTGATCGTGCTCGCGATGGGCGGGGTCGCCCTCGTGGCCTCCGGCCGCGGCGGGTCGATGGCGCCGGCGTACGACGACCGGCCCGACGTGGTGCTGCCCACCGATCGCCCGGTCGGGGCCGAGGACCTGCGCAGGGTGCGGTTCTCCCTCGCGGTCCGCGGCTACCGGATGTCCGAGGTCGACGCCCTGCTCGCCCGGCTGGCGACCGAGCTCGAGGACGCGCGGGCCGAGGGTCGCCCGGACGCCGGCGACGACGCGTCTGGCGACGCGCCGAGCGTCTAGGGCAGACTGCCCCGTCATGTCGTTCCAGATCGTCGTGTGGATCCTCACGGCCCTCGCGGCCGTGGCGATCGTGCTGACCCGGCTCCGCCTCCGCGGCGACGGCTCGGCGGGCCAGTTCTCCATCAGCCGACGCCTGCCGGTCGCGCACTTCGTGTTCGGCACGGTGGCGCTCGTGCTCTGGCTCGGCGTCCTGGTCTCGCCGGAGGACAGCTTCACCGGCGGACCGTTGTTCGGCATCCTCGCCATCGCGTGCTGGTGGGTCACCGCCGTGTGCGGGATCCTGGTCCTGGCCCGCTGGCTGCCGTCGCGCGGCCGGCACGTCCCCGACGCCGAGGGCGACAGCTGGAGCGACGGCCCCGGACTCTCCCTGCTGGCGCACCTCGGCATGGTCGTCGGGGTGCTGGTCTTCACCTACGCCTACCTCACGGCCGCGGTCTGATGCACCGCCTGCTGGTCGGCCTGATCGCGACCGCAGGCCTGCTCGTCGGCGGCCTGGTGGCGCCCGGCCCGGCCGGCGCCGTGGAGGCCGACCCGGGTGGGCGCCCTGCCGTCGTCGAGGTCCGCACGATCGGTCGATCCGTGCAGGACCGCGCGATCCGGGCGTGGCGGCTGGGCGAGCCCGGCAAGCGGCGGATCGTGCTGATCTCCACGATGCACGGCAACGAGCCGCACACCCGCAGGATCCTGGAGACGCTGCGCGACGGACGGCGGATCAGGGGCGTCGACCTCTGGGTGATCCCGACGTACAACCCCGACGGGCTCGCGCGCGGCACCCGGCGCAACGCCCGCGGCGTCGACCTGAACCGCAACTTCCCCTACCGCTGGGCCGACCTCGACGGCAGCTACGAGTCGGGTCGCCGCCCGGGCAGCGAACCCGAGACCCGCGCCGTCATGGACTTCCTCACCGAGATCGACCCGATGCGCGTGATCAGCTTCCACCAACCGCTCAACGGCGTGGACACCGACACCAAGGACCCGCGCTTTGCCCGCCGGCTGGCCCGCGCGCTGCGGCTCCCGCGCACGCGACTCGACTGCGGCAGCCTGTGCCACGGCACGATGACGATGTGGTTCAACCACGAGTTCCGCGGCGCCGCGCTCACCGTCGAGTACCCCGGCCACCCCTCCCGCCACCGCATGGTCGTCGAGGCGCCCCGCCAGCTGCTCGGCGTGCTCCACGCCCACCGCGGCCGGAAGCGGTAGTCCGCATCCCGAGTGGTGGGGAGGTCAGCGACCCCGGAAGACCGGCTTCTCCTTCGCGACGAACGCGTCGACGGCGGCGAGGTGGTCGGCCGTACCTCCCGTGAGCGCCATCTTCTGCGCCTCGAAGGCGAGGGAGGCGTCGAGCGGCTGCCCGGCGGAGTACGCCACTGCCTGCCGGATGCTGCCGTACGACACCGTCGGGCCGGCCGCGAGCCGCGCCGCGAGCTCGCCGACCGCGGACGGGAACTCCTCGGCGGTCACGACCTGCGTGGCGAGCCCGAGCTCGAGCGCCTCCTGTGCGGAGACGGTGCGGGGGAAGTAGAGCAGCTCCATCGCCTTCGCCGTGCCGACCAGGCGGGGCAGGGTCCAGCTCGACCCGGTGTCGCAGGACAGGGCGACGCCGGCGAAGGAGGTGTTGTAGCCCGCCGAGTCGACCAGGATCCGGAAGTCGGCGGCGAACGCCAGGCTCGCGCCCGCTCCGGCCGCGACGCCGTTGACCGCGGCGACGACCGGCTTCGGCATGGTGGCGAGCGCCTGCACGATCGGGTTGTAGTGCTGGGTGACGGTGTCGGACAGCGGGATGTCGGCCTCGCCCTTGAGGCCGGCGAGGTGCTCCTTGAGGTCCTGCCCGACGCAGAACGCCTTGCCGCTGCCGGTGAGCACGACGCAGCGCACCTCGGGGTCGTCGGCGACCTGGTGCACGGTGTCGCGCAGGAGGTCCTTGGTCGCCACATCGAGGCCGTTCATCGCCTCGGGCCGGTTGAGGGTGATGGTGGCGACCGAGTCGGCGACGTCGAGGAGAACTGGTGCAGTCATGTGGGGCAGTCTGCCGGAACCTTGACGCACACCGGTGCGCCCCTGTGGTGCCGATCACGCGGCTCATGAGGGATACTGGACGCCGTACGACGCCGATCGGGGCGGCCAGCGACATCCTGCCGCCTCGATTCGCATGTGAAGAGCCTCCATCTCGAACCGATGGCTGAACAGGAAGAGGTGCGCCGATGGCCGCCATGAAGCCCCGCACGGGCGACGGACCGCTCGAGGTCACCAAGGAAGGCCGCGGCATCGTGATGCGCGTCCCGCTCGAGGGTGGTGGGCGTCTTGTGGTCGAGCTGAACGCCGATGAGGCGACGGCTCTCGGAGACGCCCTCAAGGACGTCGTCGGCTGATCGTGGCCATCGCACAGCTGCCGCCCCAGGTCTCACCGCCCGAGTTCGCGCTCAGCCCGGCGCTGCCCCACCAGGTCGGGGGCGCCGAGGTCTGGGCGTTCCCGGTCCTCCCGGGTGACGACGGCCCGATCCTCGGCCCCGGCGCCGACGAGGCGTCCGAGGCGCTCGGCACCGACCTGCTGGCCGCGGCCGAGGCGGCTCGGGCCACCGGACGCACCGGTGAGGTCACCGCGGTCCCGGTGTCCGCGGCCGACGACGACGTGAGCCTCGTGCTCCTCGTCGGCGTGGGCGAGGCCACGGTCACCGACTTCCGTCGTGCCGGCGCCGCGGTGGCGAGGGCCGCCAAGGACCGCGTCAGCGTCGTCACCTCGATCGCCGCGATCGCCCCCGACGGCGGCCTCGGCGCCTTCGTCGTCGGCGCGATGCTCGGTTCCTTCTCCTTCCACTGGCGCTCCACCGGCCCGAAGGAGCGCCCGGTCGCACGCATCGTGCTGGCCGACGTCAGTGACGAGGGCGCCGACGATGAGCTCGGCCAGGCGCTCGCGCTCGGCGGCGCCGGCTGGCGCTCGCGCGCGCTCGCCACCGTCCCGGCCAACCTCAAGACACCGGCCTGGCTGGCCGACCAGGCGGTCGAGGTCGGCGGGGCCGCGGGCCTCGAGGTCACGGTCTGGGACGCGGAGCGACTCGCCGCTGAGGGCTTCGGCGGCATCCTCGCCGTCGGCTCCGGCTCGGTCAACGAGCCGCGACTGATCCGCATGGACTACACGCCCAGGGGCGCGTCCAAGAAGGTGCCGACCGTCGTGATCGTCGGCAAGGGCATCACCTTCGACAGCGGCGGTCTCGACATCAAGCCCAGCGAGGGCATGCTGACGATGAAGCGCGACATGAGCGGCGGCGGCGCCGTGATCGCGGCGATGGCCGCGCTGCGCGACGTCGACTGCCCGGTGCGCGTGGTGGGCCTCGTCCCCGCTGCGGAGAACTCCGTCAGCGGGTCGGCGATGCGCCCCGGCGACGTGATCACGCACTTCGGGGGCCGCACCTCCGAGGTCAACAACACCGACGCCGAGGGCAGGCTCGTGCTGGCCGACGCGATGGCGTACGCCGTCTCGGAGATCGAGCCCGCCGCCATCCTCGATATCGCCACCCTGACCGGCGCGATGAAGGTCGCGCTCGGCCAGTGGACCGGCGGCTACTTCGCCAACCACGAGGCCCTCGCCGAGAAGGTCGAGGCGGCCGCCTCCTCCTCCGGCGAGACCGTCTGGCGGATGCCGCTGGTCGCCGACTACGAGGAGAAGGTGTCCTCCCGGATCGCCGACGGCGACAACGCCGCCGGCGGCGCCGGCGCGATCACCGCGGCGCTGTTCCTCCAGCACTTCGCCGCCGACGTCCCGTGGGCCCACATCGACTTCGCCTCCGCGGCCGAGTCGCCCACCGACCGCCACGAGTGGACCGCCGGCCCCAGCGGCTGGGGACCGCGCCTGCTGCTGGCCTGGCTCGGCTCCGACGACCCGCTGGCCGGGATCGCCTGAGGACTGTCGAGGTCCGAGCGGTCCGAGCGGGTCACGCCTCCTCGGGCGCCCACTCCTTCTTGGCGGCGAGCAGGCCGTCCCCGACGGGGAGCAGCACCGGCACGAGCGACTCGTGCTCGAGGACCGCGCGGCCGAGCTCGCGGACGGCCACGGTCTCCTCGTCGCGCTGGGCCGGGTCGGCGACCCGGTCGTGCCAGAGCGCGTTGTCGAACACCACGACGCCACCGGGGCGCAGGAGTCGCAGCGCCTCCTTGAGGTAGGCGCCGTACTCCCGCTTGTCACCGTCGCAGAACACGAGGTCGTAGTGACCGTCGGTCAGGCGGGGCAGCACGTCGAGCCCGGTGCCGGCGATCGTGCGCGCGCGGTTGCCGGGGATGCCGGCCTCGGCGAACGTCTCCTTGGCGAGGCGCTGGTGCTCGGCCTCGATGTCCACGGTCGTCAGCACGCCGTCGGAGCGCATCCCGCGCAGCAGCCACAGGCCGGAGACGCCGGTGCCGGTGCCGATCTCGACGACGGCGCGCGCATCGAGCACGGACGCCAGGAAGCGGAGCGCGGCACCTCCGCCTGATCCGATCGGCGTGACGCCGACCTCCTCGGCACGGCTGCGGGCTGCGGCGAGGATCTCGTCCTCGGCCACGAACGACTCGGCGTAGGACCAGCTCGCGGGCTTGATCGGGGTGGTGGTGGGCACGAGCGCGACTCTATCGCGGGGAACACTCGGGCCACCTCGCTCGTTGGACTGCTCATCGGGCACCATCTCGCCGCCGGTTTCTTGGGCGGAGCGCATGGGGTTCACAGGGAACTCTCAGGCGCGCTACCTAGCGTCAGGAAGGACAGCGAACCGTTGCAGCTGCGGTCGAGGAAGACGAGTCAGGGAGACGCCGTGGGCGATCAGGCCGACAGCACCCAGGTCGATGCACCGGCGGACGCCGCCGTCGTACCGACGTGGGACGAGGTCGTCGAGCAGCACTCCGACCGCGTCTTTCGCCTGGCCTACCGCCTCACCGGCAACCGGCCCGACGCTGAAGACCTCACCCAGGAGGTCTTCGTCCGGGTCTTCCGTTCGCTGGACACCTACACCCCCGGCACCTTCGAGGGCTGGCTGCACCGCATCACGACGAACCTGTTCCTCGACGGTGCCCGCCGCAAGCAGCGCATCCGCTTCGACCCGCTCTCCGACGAGCGCGCCGCCCGGCTGACGAGCGCGGCGCCCGCGCCCGAGCTCGCGGTGGCCGACCAGACGTTCGACGACGACATCGAGACCGCCCTCGCCACGCTGCCGCCCGACTTCCGCGCGGCCGTGGTGCTGTGCGACGTCGAGGGCCTCAGCTACGAGGAGATCGCCGAGATCATGGGTGCCAAGCTCGGCACCGTGCGCTCGCGCATCCACCGCGGCCGCACCATGCTGCGCAAGGCGCTGGCCCACCGCGAGCCGGTGGCCGGCAACGAGCGCTACCGGGGCGTGGTGTCGCGATGAGCCACCTCGGATCCCGCGTCAGCGCGCTCCTCGACGGCCGGCTCGCCCCGGAGGAGGAGGAGCGCTGCTGGAACCACGTGCACGCGTGCCACGCCTGCCGTGACCTCGTCGAGGAGGAGGGCTGGGTCAAGACGCAGCTCGCCCAGCTGTCCTTCGGACCCTGCGAGTCGCAGCCGTCTCACGACCTCAAGTCCGCGCTGCTCGGCCAGTGCTCCTCGCTGCAGCCGGCGCACGGCCCGGCGCTGGCAGCACCCCGGTTCCCGACCAGCCAGCACCGCTCGCGCCGCGGGCTGGTCGCCATTGGCGGTGGCGCTGCGAGCGCCTGCGTCGTCGGCGTGCTGGCGCTCGGTGTCGCCGGCTCCCCGCGCGTCGAGCCGCGCCCCCCGGCCACCGACCTGAGCCGCCCCGTCGGCCCGGTCGCGCCGGCGATCAACGTCGAGGACCGGTCCGTGCGCCGTCCGGCCTCACCCTCCCGGACGCCCCTGGCTGAGCAGCTGGTGGCGTTCCGGGAGAAGATTGCTCCGTGAGCGACGAGCACAGGCCCGAGGAACAGCCCGACCCGCTGACGGACGAGCCCACCCAGCCGCTCGCCGGCTGGCGGGCTGCCGAGCCCGAGCCGCAGCCGCCCGCCGATCCCGCGGCGTCCGCCGAGCCCGCCGCCCAGCCGCAGGGCCAGGCCTACGGGTCCGACCCCGAGCCTGCCGAGGGACCTGTCGAGGGACCTACCGACGCGCCTGTCGACGCACCCGCCGACGATGGGATGCTCGCCGGCCCACCGCCGTACGCCGCCCGCTTCGGCGAGGAGCCCACGCAGCCGCAGCCGCAGCAGGTGCAGCCGCAGCCCACGATGCCCCTGCCCCTCCAGGGCCGGCAGGAGCAGGGACCGTACGGACCGGTGCCGCCGCAGGGTGCCGGTGGTCCCGGCTGGTTCGGCCCCGGGCCCTACCCGCCGCGCCCTCTCCACGCCCAGCCCGTGGCCCGCAAGACACCGCTGTGGCTGTGGCCGGCCGTGGCGTCGGTGGCGCTCGTCGTGGGCGTCCTCGGCGGCCTGGCCGGGGGAGCCCTCCAGGACGAGCTCGCCTCCCAGCGCGGCACGAACAGCGGCGGCCTCGGCGGCGTACGCACCCAGACCGCGGCACCGCTCGACGCCGACAACGGGTCGGTGGCGGCGGTCGCGCAGGCGCTCCTGCCGAGCACCGTGCAGATCGTGGCCGAGTTCGACGGCCAGGCTGCCGGCGCCACTGGGTCCGGGTTCGTCCTCGACCGGGACGGGCACGTCGTCACCAACAACCACGTGGTCGCCTCCGCCGCCGCCGACGACGGCCCGATCGTCGTCATCGACCAGTCCGGCATGCGCCACGAGGCGTCGATCGTCGGGCGGAGCTCGGTCTACGACCTCGCCGTCCTCGCGGTCACCGACGCGGGCGACCTCGAGCCTGCCGCCCTCGGCGCCTCGCAGGTGCTGCACGTCGGCGACCCCGTCGTCGCCTTCGGCGCCCCGCTCGGTCTCAGCCAGACGGTGACCTCGGGCATCGTGAGCGCCCTCAACCGGCCGGTCACGACGTCGGGGGAGTCCGACGACGACTCCTCCTACATCAACGCGGTCCAGACCGACGCGGCGATCAACCCGGGCAACTCCGGTGGCCCGCTGGTCAACCTCGCCGGCGAGGTGGTCGGGGTGAACTCCGCGATCGCCACCACGGGCGGTGCGACGACCGAGTCGGGCAACATCGGTGTCGGCTTCGCGATCCCGATCGAGCAGGTCCGCACGACCGTCGACCAGATCCTCAAGACCGGCGAGGCGCGCTACCCCGTGATCGGCGCCCAAGTGCAGACCGGCACCCAGGCGGACTCGCAGGGCGCGACCATCACCGAGGTCCAGGCCGACACCCCGGCGGCCCGGGCGGGGCTCGAGGCCGACGACGTGATCGTCGCGGTCGACGACCAGCCGGTCCAGGACGGGATCGCGCTCATCGTCGCGATCCGGACCCACCTGCCCGGAGAGGTCGTGGAGATGTCGGTGGTCCGCGGCGGCGAGCAGCGGGTCGTCGAGGTCGAGCTCGACGGCAAGGTCGGCTGACCGCGCGAGCTCCGCGTCAGTCGGCCTCGGCGTCGGCGTCGGCCTCGACGAAGGGGTGCTGGTCCACGAAGGCCCTGGTGTCGACGTACATCCGCTGGATGAACTCCTCGAGCTGCACCCGCTCCACCCGCCACTGGCCCCGTCCGCCGATCTTGATCGCGGGCAGGTCGCCGCGACGGACGAGCGCGTAGACCTGCGCGCTCGACGTGTTGAGCACCTCGGCGACGTCGGTGAGCGTCAGGAAGCGCGTGTCGTCGGCCATGGAGCAATCGTGCCACCGACGCCGGTGCCGCGCCCCCACCCGGGCCCCGTCCTGTGGAGGGGACCGGCTGTGGAGAGACAGGTGTCAACTCGTCCCTGACGGGCAATGATGTCCCGCGTGTCTCGGATCGCACCTCGCCCCGCCGCGCGCACGACGCGCGACCTCGACGTCCCCGCCGCCACCCGCACGCGCTCGCCGGGGTGGCGCGACCCGCGGCTGTGGATCGGCGTCGTGCTGGTCACCGCGTCGGTGGTCGCCGGTGCCCGCATCCTGTCGTCCGCCGACGACATGACCCCGGTCTGGGCGGCGTCGTCGGACCTGGTCACCGGGCAGACCCTCACCGCCGACGACCTGCGCGCCACCCACGTCCGGTTCGGTGACAGCGCCGACCACGACCGCTACCTCGCGGTGGGTGACGACCTGCCGGCCGCGCTGACGCTGACCCGACCGCTCGCCGCGGGCGAGCTGGTCCCGGCGGGCGCGCTCGGGGAGGCGAGCGACGACGACACCGTGTCGCTCTCCATCGCGGTGGCCACCGAGCACGTGCCGACCGACCTCGCCCGCGGCTCGCGCGTCGACGTCTGGGTGATCGACGACCGGATCACCGGCAGTCGGGGGTCGCGGCCCGCCGCCGAGCTGGTCCTCGACGACATCGCGGTCCTCGACGCTCCTCTGGTCTCCGACACGTTCGCCTCGGCGACCACGCGTCAGCTGGTCCTGGCGGTGCCGCAGTCCGACGAGGAGCAGCTCGGCCTGGTCCTCGCGGCCAGCGGCGACAACCGCGTCCGTGTCGTCGGTCGGGGCTGACGCGGTGATCTGCGTGCTGGTCCTCGCAGCGGGCGAGGCCTGGGAGTCGCCGGCCCTGGCCGACCTGGAGGCACACCCGGGCGTGGTGGTACTCAAGCGGTGCGTCGACGTCGACGACCTCCTCGCCTCGGTCACCAGCGGTCAGGCCGACGTCGCCGTCGTCTCCCTCGACGCCCCCGGGCTCGACCCCGCCAGCATCGCCCACCTGCGCCGCCACGCCGTGCGCCCCGTCGCGGTGACGTCGGCGCGCTCGAGCGACCTCGACGTCGATGAGCACGCCCAGCGCCTCGGCATCACCGCGCTCGTCGGGGCGGGCGAGCTCGCGTCGCTGCCCGAGGTCGTCACGACCGTGAAGGACGTCGCCGACACCCGGGCGCGCGCCGCCTCGCCCGTGCCGGCGCTTCCCGGGGCCGACCGCGGGACCGGTCACGACGCCGATGACGAATCCGATGAGGGGGCCACCGGGGGTCGGCTCGTGGTGGTCTGGGGGCCGGCCGGTGCCCCGGGGCGTACGACGGTGGCGACCAACCTGGCCGCCGAGGTCGCCCGCCGGGGGACCGACGTCGTCCTGGCCGACCTCGACCCCTACGGCGGTGCCGTGGCCCAGCAGCTCGGCATCCTCGACGAGGTGTCCGGCCTGCTGTCGGCCTCACGGCTGGCCGCCTCCGGCCAGCTCGACGCTCGCTTCGCCTCGGTGTGCCGCGGAGTCGGGGACCACCTGGCCGTGGTCACCGGGCTCCCGCGCGCCGACCGCTGGCGTGAGGTCCGTGCCGCGCAGGTCGACCAGCTGCTCGACGGCGCCCGGGGCTGGGGCGACGTGGTCGTCGACACCGGCTTCTCGCTGGAGGACGACGCTGCCTCCGACTTCGGCGGGCGCCCCGGGCGCAACTCCCTCACCCTGACCGCGCTCGACCGGGCCGACGAGCTGGTCGTCGTGGGATCCGCCGACCCGGTCGGCCTGGCCCGGCTGGCCCGCGGCCTGGTCGAGCTCCGCGAGCGCGGCACGGCCGCGCCGGTGCGGGTCGTGGTGAACCGGATGCGCTCCTCGATCGGGTGGTCGGAGAAGGAGATCGCCGGGATGGTCGAGGGCTTCAGCCGGGTCTCCGGGCTCCACTTCCTCCCTGAGGACCGCTCCGGCGTCGACCGGGCCGTGGTGGCAGGGCTCCCGCTGGCCGAGGTCGGCGACTCCTCCCTCGTCCGGGGGCTGGCCGCCCTCGCCGACGCCGTGTTCCCGGCCAGCGTCGCGGCCGGAGCCGGGCACCGCCGCGTGGGGCGTCGGGTCGGACTCGGAGCCGCACGGTGGGGGCGCCGAGGCGCGGGATCCGCCCGCATGTGAGCACGCCTGTGCCGTGAGGGACGCATGGGCCTGGTGGGACACCTCGCGGTTCATGCATTCGGCTGCCAGTGGGTACGGATCCACGTAGCCTGACCACGCCCCACGATGAGGAGAACTCGGTGATGTCCCCCGCTCGCGCCTGTGCCTTCGTGCTCGCTGTGCTGCTGATCGGCTCGACCCCGGCCCACGCCGCGGCGGCCAGAGAGATGCGTGGCACGACCAAGAACGACGTGATCAACGGCA is a window of Nocardioides oleivorans DNA encoding:
- a CDS encoding S1C family serine protease, with protein sequence MSDEHRPEEQPDPLTDEPTQPLAGWRAAEPEPQPPADPAASAEPAAQPQGQAYGSDPEPAEGPVEGPTDAPVDAPADDGMLAGPPPYAARFGEEPTQPQPQQVQPQPTMPLPLQGRQEQGPYGPVPPQGAGGPGWFGPGPYPPRPLHAQPVARKTPLWLWPAVASVALVVGVLGGLAGGALQDELASQRGTNSGGLGGVRTQTAAPLDADNGSVAAVAQALLPSTVQIVAEFDGQAAGATGSGFVLDRDGHVVTNNHVVASAAADDGPIVVIDQSGMRHEASIVGRSSVYDLAVLAVTDAGDLEPAALGASQVLHVGDPVVAFGAPLGLSQTVTSGIVSALNRPVTTSGESDDDSSYINAVQTDAAINPGNSGGPLVNLAGEVVGVNSAIATTGGATTESGNIGVGFAIPIEQVRTTVDQILKTGEARYPVIGAQVQTGTQADSQGATITEVQADTPAARAGLEADDVIVAVDDQPVQDGIALIVAIRTHLPGEVVEMSVVRGGEQRVVEVELDGKVG
- a CDS encoding helix-turn-helix domain-containing protein yields the protein MADDTRFLTLTDVAEVLNTSSAQVYALVRRGDLPAIKIGGRGQWRVERVQLEEFIQRMYVDTRAFVDQHPFVEADADAEAD
- a CDS encoding AAA family ATPase, whose amino-acid sequence is MSSVGADAVICVLVLAAGEAWESPALADLEAHPGVVVLKRCVDVDDLLASVTSGQADVAVVSLDAPGLDPASIAHLRRHAVRPVAVTSARSSDLDVDEHAQRLGITALVGAGELASLPEVVTTVKDVADTRARAASPVPALPGADRGTGHDADDESDEGATGGRLVVVWGPAGAPGRTTVATNLAAEVARRGTDVVLADLDPYGGAVAQQLGILDEVSGLLSASRLAASGQLDARFASVCRGVGDHLAVVTGLPRADRWREVRAAQVDQLLDGARGWGDVVVDTGFSLEDDAASDFGGRPGRNSLTLTALDRADELVVVGSADPVGLARLARGLVELRERGTAAPVRVVVNRMRSSIGWSEKEIAGMVEGFSRVSGLHFLPEDRSGVDRAVVAGLPLAEVGDSSLVRGLAALADAVFPASVAAGAGHRRVGRRVGLGAARWGRRGAGSARM